The following coding sequences are from one Streptomyces sp. NBC_00536 window:
- a CDS encoding adenylate kinase encodes MRIVLVGPPGAGKGTQATVLAETLSIPHISTGDLFRANISQKTELGQRAQSYMKKGDLVPDQVTIDMAKDRMEQPDAENGFLLDGFPRNVSQAEALDEILKAQGIKLDAVLDLEVEEDEVVKRIAGRRTCRNDNKHIFHVDYAPPKVEGVCDVCGGELYLRDDDSEATVRNRLDVYHTQTEPIIDFYKAQGLLVTIPALGEVKDVTQRAMDALKK; translated from the coding sequence ATGCGTATCGTCCTCGTCGGACCTCCTGGTGCGGGCAAGGGAACGCAGGCAACCGTGCTTGCCGAGACCCTTTCCATCCCGCACATCTCCACGGGCGACCTGTTCCGCGCGAACATCAGCCAGAAGACCGAGCTGGGCCAGCGTGCGCAGTCCTACATGAAGAAGGGTGACCTGGTCCCCGACCAGGTCACGATCGACATGGCCAAGGACCGCATGGAGCAGCCGGACGCCGAGAACGGCTTCCTGCTCGACGGCTTCCCGCGCAACGTCTCCCAGGCAGAGGCGCTGGACGAGATCCTCAAGGCCCAGGGCATCAAGCTCGACGCCGTCCTCGACCTGGAGGTCGAGGAGGACGAGGTCGTCAAGCGGATCGCGGGGCGGCGCACCTGCCGCAACGACAACAAGCACATCTTCCACGTCGACTACGCCCCGCCGAAGGTCGAGGGCGTGTGCGACGTGTGCGGTGGCGAGCTCTACCTGCGTGACGACGACTCCGAGGCCACGGTGCGCAACCGCCTCGACGTCTACCACACGCAGACCGAGCCGATCATCGACTTCTACAAGGCCCAGGGCCTGCTCGTGACGATCCCCGCCCTCGGCGAGGTCAAGGACGTCACGCAGCGCGCGATGGACGCCCTGAAGAAGTAG
- the rplO gene encoding 50S ribosomal protein L15: MAENSPLKAHNLRPAPGAKTAKTRVGRGEASKGKTAGRGTKGQKARYQIPVRFEGGQMPLHMRLPKLKGFKNPFRTEFQVVNLDKLGALYPEGGEVTVADLVAKGAVRKNSLVKVLGQGEISVALQVSVDAVSSSAKEKIAAAGGTVTELV, translated from the coding sequence ATGGCTGAGAACAGCCCGCTGAAGGCCCACAACCTCCGTCCCGCCCCCGGTGCCAAGACCGCGAAGACCCGTGTCGGTCGTGGTGAGGCGTCGAAGGGTAAGACGGCTGGTCGTGGTACGAAGGGCCAGAAGGCCCGCTACCAGATCCCGGTGCGCTTCGAGGGTGGGCAGATGCCCCTCCACATGCGTCTGCCGAAGCTCAAGGGCTTCAAGAACCCGTTCCGCACCGAGTTCCAGGTCGTGAACCTGGACAAGCTCGGCGCTCTCTACCCCGAGGGTGGAGAGGTCACGGTGGCCGACCTGGTCGCCAAGGGCGCGGTTCGCAAGAACAGCCTCGTCAAGGTCCTCGGACAGGGCGAGATCTCCGTGGCGCTGCAGGTTTCGGTTGACGCCGTTTCCAGCTCCGCCAAGGAGAAGATTGCCGCTGCCGGCGGCACCGTCACCGAGCTCGTCTAA
- the rpmD gene encoding 50S ribosomal protein L30 produces MARLKITQTKSYIGSKQNHRDTLRSLGLKRLNDVVVKEDRPEFRGMVQTVRHLVTVEEVD; encoded by the coding sequence ATGGCCCGTCTCAAGATCACGCAGACGAAGTCGTACATCGGCAGCAAGCAGAACCACCGCGACACTCTGCGTTCGCTCGGGCTCAAGCGCCTGAACGACGTGGTCGTCAAGGAGGACCGCCCCGAGTTCCGCGGAATGGTGCAGACCGTCCGCCACCTCGTGACGGTTGAGGAGGTTGACTAA
- the secY gene encoding preprotein translocase subunit SecY, producing the protein MLTAFARAFKTPDLRKKLLFTLGIIMLFRLGSHIPVPGVSYKNVQICVDSMGSSNSLFGLVNMFSGGALLQITIFALGIMPYITASIILQLLTVVIPKLENLKKEGSSGTARITQYTRYLTVALAILQGTGLVATAKSGALFQGCQVASKIVPDRSIFTMVTMVITMTAGTCVVMWLGELVTDRGIGNGMSILMFISIAAGFVSALWTIKLQGKIAGGWVEFGVVILVGLAMVALVVFVEQAQRRIPVQYAKRMIGRRAYGGTSTYIPLKVNQAGVIPVIFASSLLYIPALIVQFSGSKAAWATWIQQHFVKGDHPYYIAAYFLLIVFFAFFYVAISFNPEEVADNMKKYGGFIPGIRAGRPTAEYLSYVLNRITWPGSLYLGLIALVPTMALAGFGANQNFPFGGTSILIIVGVGLETVKQIESQLQQRNYEGFLR; encoded by the coding sequence GTGCTCACCGCGTTCGCCCGGGCGTTCAAGACGCCCGACCTGCGCAAGAAGCTGCTCTTCACGCTCGGCATCATCATGCTGTTCCGGCTCGGGTCCCACATCCCGGTACCCGGCGTGAGCTACAAGAACGTTCAGATCTGTGTCGACTCGATGGGCAGCAGCAACAGCCTCTTCGGGCTCGTCAACATGTTCAGCGGCGGTGCGCTGCTGCAGATCACGATCTTCGCGCTCGGCATCATGCCGTACATCACGGCGAGCATCATCCTGCAGCTGCTGACCGTGGTCATCCCGAAGCTGGAGAACCTCAAAAAAGAGGGTTCGTCCGGCACGGCGAGGATCACTCAGTACACGCGCTATCTGACGGTCGCGCTCGCGATCCTCCAAGGCACCGGCCTCGTCGCCACCGCCAAGAGCGGCGCCCTGTTCCAGGGCTGCCAGGTCGCCAGCAAGATCGTCCCGGACCGCTCGATCTTCACCATGGTCACCATGGTCATCACCATGACCGCCGGTACCTGTGTCGTCATGTGGCTCGGTGAGCTCGTCACCGACCGCGGCATCGGCAACGGCATGTCGATCCTCATGTTCATCTCGATCGCCGCCGGCTTCGTCAGCGCCCTGTGGACCATCAAGCTCCAGGGCAAGATCGCCGGTGGCTGGGTCGAGTTCGGTGTGGTCATCCTGGTGGGTCTCGCGATGGTGGCCCTCGTGGTCTTCGTCGAACAGGCCCAGCGCCGGATCCCCGTGCAGTACGCGAAGCGCATGATCGGTCGTCGCGCCTACGGCGGGACCTCGACCTACATCCCGCTCAAGGTGAACCAGGCGGGCGTCATCCCCGTCATCTTCGCCTCGTCGCTGCTCTACATCCCGGCCCTGATCGTGCAGTTCAGCGGCTCGAAGGCGGCCTGGGCCACCTGGATCCAGCAGCACTTCGTCAAGGGCGACCACCCGTACTACATCGCTGCCTACTTCCTCCTGATCGTGTTCTTCGCCTTCTTCTATGTGGCGATCTCGTTCAACCCCGAGGAAGTTGCAGACAACATGAAGAAGTATGGTGGCTTCATCCCGGGTATCCGGGCAGGCCGACCTACTGCCGAGTACCTGAGCTACGTGCTCAACCGGATCACCTGGCCGGGGTCGCTGTACCTGGGACTCATCGCTCTTGTGCCGACGATGGCGTTGGCGGGCTTCGGCGCGAACCAGAACTTCCCGTTCGGCGGGACGAGCATCCTGATCATCGTGGGTGTGGGTCTGGAGACCGTGAAGCAGATCGAGAGCCAGCTCCAGCAGCGCAATTACGAAGGGTTCCTCCGCTGA
- the infA gene encoding translation initiation factor IF-1: MAKKQGAIEIEGTVIESLPNAMFKVELQNGHKVLAHISGKMRMHYIRILPDDRVVVELSPYDLTRGRIVYRYK, encoded by the coding sequence GTGGCCAAGAAGCAAGGTGCCATCGAAATCGAGGGCACCGTGATCGAGTCCCTCCCGAACGCCATGTTCAAGGTGGAACTCCAGAACGGTCACAAGGTCCTCGCGCACATCAGCGGCAAGATGCGCATGCACTACATCCGCATCCTCCCTGATGACCGGGTTGTCGTGGAGCTCTCTCCGTACGACCTGACGCGTGGCCGGATCGTCTACCGATACAAGTAG
- the rpmJ gene encoding 50S ribosomal protein L36, protein MKVKPSVKKICDKCKVIRRHGRVMVICDNLRHKQRQG, encoded by the coding sequence ATGAAGGTCAAGCCGAGCGTCAAGAAGATCTGCGACAAGTGCAAGGTGATCCGCCGTCACGGTCGGGTCATGGTCATCTGCGACAACCTGCGCCACAAGCAGCGCCAGGGCTGA
- the rpsM gene encoding 30S ribosomal protein S13 produces MARVSGVDIPREKRVEIALTYVFGVGRTRSKEILAATGVNPDTRVRDLAEEDLVKIREYVDANLRTEGDLRREIQADIRRKVEIQCYQGVRHRRGLPVHGQRTSTNARTRKGPRRAIAGKKKPGKK; encoded by the coding sequence ATGGCACGCGTTTCCGGTGTTGACATCCCGCGCGAAAAGCGTGTGGAGATCGCACTTACCTACGTCTTCGGTGTCGGTCGCACCCGGTCCAAGGAAATCCTTGCGGCCACCGGTGTGAACCCCGACACCCGCGTTCGTGACCTGGCCGAAGAGGACCTGGTCAAGATCCGCGAGTACGTGGACGCCAACCTCCGCACCGAGGGTGACCTCCGCCGCGAGATCCAGGCTGACATCCGCCGCAAGGTCGAGATCCAGTGCTACCAGGGTGTCCGCCACCGTCGCGGCCTCCCGGTTCACGGTCAGCGCACCAGCACGAACGCCCGTACCCGTAAGGGCCCGCGTCGCGCGATCGCCGGTAAGAAGAAGCCGGGCAAGAAGTAG
- the map gene encoding type I methionyl aminopeptidase → MVQLKTPEQIAKMREAGLVVAAIHAATREAAVPGATTRDLDMVARKVIADAGAKSNFLGYGGFPATICTSVNEVVVHGIPDDKTVLKDGDIISIDAGAIIDGWHGDAAYTAFVGTGHAPELVELSRVTEESMWAGIAAMKLGNRLVDISKAIETYIKRQPRPTTGEHSLGKFGIIEDYGGHGIGSEMHMDPHLLNYVSRKRGKGIKLVPGVCLAIEPMVSLGTAQTEVLADDWTVITTDGTWSSHWEHSIALTEAGPIVLTSPDCGKAKLAEYGVTTAPDPLG, encoded by the coding sequence ATGGTGCAGCTGAAGACCCCCGAGCAGATCGCGAAGATGCGGGAGGCCGGACTGGTCGTCGCCGCCATTCACGCCGCCACCCGTGAGGCGGCCGTGCCGGGCGCCACGACGCGGGACCTGGACATGGTCGCGCGCAAGGTGATCGCCGACGCCGGAGCGAAGTCGAACTTCCTCGGCTACGGCGGGTTCCCCGCGACCATCTGCACCTCGGTCAACGAGGTCGTCGTCCACGGCATCCCGGACGACAAGACCGTCCTCAAGGACGGCGACATCATCTCGATCGACGCGGGCGCGATCATCGACGGCTGGCACGGCGACGCCGCCTACACGGCCTTCGTGGGCACTGGGCACGCGCCTGAGCTGGTGGAGCTGTCCCGGGTGACCGAGGAGTCCATGTGGGCGGGGATCGCCGCCATGAAGCTCGGCAACCGCCTCGTGGACATCTCCAAGGCGATCGAGACCTACATCAAGCGCCAGCCGCGTCCGACCACCGGTGAGCACAGCCTCGGCAAGTTCGGGATCATCGAGGACTACGGCGGCCACGGCATCGGGTCCGAGATGCACATGGACCCCCACCTGCTGAACTACGTCTCGCGCAAGCGCGGCAAGGGCATCAAGCTGGTCCCGGGCGTCTGCCTGGCGATCGAGCCCATGGTCTCCCTGGGCACCGCCCAGACGGAGGTCCTGGCGGACGACTGGACCGTCATCACGACCGACGGCACCTGGTCCTCCCACTGGGAGCACTCCATCGCCCTGACCGAGGCCGGGCCCATCGTCCTGACCTCGCCGGACTGTGGGAAGGCGAAGCTGGCGGAGTACGGGGTCACCACGGCTCCGGACCCCCTCGGTTAA